The proteins below are encoded in one region of Paenibacillus albus:
- a CDS encoding ABC transporter substrate-binding protein, translating to MKKTMKHLLVLSTAALLTTALAACGSSSNSNTSNNTAATNGASSNQSTNANANKPADGDIPTLVWWTIGGQIPANFDKAIAAMNAYTAEKIGVKVDVKVASWGDWDTKINTIVNTGEPFDIMFTNNGKYNQQVNMGAFADLTDLVQSESPDLYNLIPQKVWDGTKVGGKIYSVPTYKDSSLTQYWVFNDSYVQKYKIDTASIKSLKDLDKPFHDMKAGEGKSFYPLSLTQGDGFNGFFNNFDDMTLGLPPIGVKVDDASRKVVSVLENQDVMDGLKLLHKWYQDGIVNPDAPTKTEADKARPFFAAQAFPGAEATWQINEGVAKYDMFPVFGPIYTTSTIQGSLNAISANSKYKKEALKYLQLVNTDPKLRNMLAFGEPGVDFNNVDGEKVVERTTDTWPLAAYTQGTFFDLAVTKGAPVDQWEQVRKLNDQAISSTSLGFALDISKVGTEVANTKAVWDKYRYELMTGASDPEKMVPKILSELKAAGMDTIMKAAQEQIDNYFK from the coding sequence ATGAAAAAGACAATGAAACACCTGCTTGTACTCAGTACTGCAGCACTCCTGACAACCGCTCTTGCAGCTTGCGGCTCGTCGAGCAATTCGAATACTTCGAATAACACGGCAGCGACGAACGGGGCTTCGAGCAATCAATCAACAAACGCTAATGCGAATAAGCCGGCTGACGGTGACATTCCTACTTTGGTATGGTGGACAATCGGCGGTCAAATTCCTGCGAACTTTGACAAAGCTATCGCTGCAATGAACGCATACACAGCTGAGAAAATCGGCGTGAAGGTTGACGTTAAAGTAGCAAGCTGGGGCGACTGGGACACGAAGATCAATACTATCGTGAACACTGGCGAACCATTCGATATTATGTTTACGAATAACGGCAAGTACAACCAACAAGTCAACATGGGCGCTTTTGCAGACCTGACGGATTTGGTACAAAGCGAGTCGCCTGATCTGTACAATCTGATTCCTCAGAAGGTATGGGATGGAACGAAGGTTGGCGGTAAAATCTACTCCGTGCCAACGTACAAGGACTCTTCTTTGACACAATACTGGGTATTTAACGATTCCTATGTACAGAAGTACAAAATCGATACAGCTAGCATCAAGTCGCTGAAAGATCTGGACAAACCGTTCCACGATATGAAAGCAGGCGAAGGCAAGAGCTTCTATCCGCTCTCCCTTACGCAAGGCGATGGCTTTAATGGCTTCTTCAACAACTTCGATGACATGACGCTTGGCTTGCCGCCAATCGGCGTTAAAGTGGATGACGCTTCCCGCAAAGTGGTTTCCGTTTTGGAAAACCAAGATGTGATGGACGGTCTGAAACTGCTGCATAAATGGTACCAAGACGGCATCGTTAATCCAGATGCACCAACGAAGACAGAAGCAGACAAAGCGCGTCCGTTCTTCGCGGCACAAGCATTCCCAGGCGCAGAAGCGACTTGGCAGATTAACGAAGGCGTAGCGAAGTACGACATGTTCCCGGTCTTCGGACCAATCTACACAACGAGCACGATTCAAGGTTCTTTGAACGCGATCTCCGCGAACTCGAAGTACAAGAAAGAAGCTCTGAAATATTTGCAATTGGTTAACACGGATCCGAAGCTGCGTAACATGCTTGCTTTCGGTGAGCCGGGCGTCGACTTTAACAACGTAGACGGCGAGAAAGTAGTTGAGCGTACTACGGATACTTGGCCGCTGGCTGCTTACACGCAAGGTACATTCTTCGACCTCGCTGTAACGAAAGGCGCACCTGTGGATCAATGGGAGCAAGTTCGCAAGCTGAACGATCAAGCTATTTCGTCCACGAGCTTGGGCTTCGCACTCGACATCAGCAAGGTTGGCACGGAAGTAGCTAACACGAAAGCTGTATGGGACAAATACCGCTATGAACTCATGACAGGCGCTTCCGATCCGGAAAAAATGGTTCCGAAGATCCTCTCTGAGCTGAAAGCTGCAGGCATGGATACAATCATGAAGGCTGCTCAAGAGCAAATCGACAACTACTTCAAATAA
- a CDS encoding winged helix-turn-helix transcriptional regulator, which translates to MEPQKEDAQGFPRICAVLQILGAKWAFLVIAELSKGPKRFNQLHRDLVVVKTQSLTDALRHLEQNGIVLRQVFPTVPVTVEYSLTEKGMDFQLSLQEMEKWAEKWGAKAID; encoded by the coding sequence ATGGAGCCTCAGAAGGAAGACGCGCAAGGTTTTCCCCGCATCTGTGCTGTGCTGCAGATTCTTGGCGCGAAATGGGCGTTTCTAGTGATTGCAGAGTTATCGAAAGGCCCCAAACGGTTTAATCAGCTTCATCGGGACTTGGTCGTCGTTAAGACGCAATCGTTAACGGATGCGCTGCGGCACCTGGAGCAGAACGGCATTGTATTGCGGCAGGTATTCCCTACCGTACCCGTAACGGTGGAGTATTCATTGACAGAGAAAGGGATGGACTTTCAGCTGTCGCTGCAGGAAATGGAGAAGTGGGCCGAGAAGTGGGGAGCTAAAGCAATCGACTGA
- a CDS encoding carbohydrate ABC transporter permease: MSTRAKYESGLDKFNRVSNTTNVVFHIIFILLALVCLVPVIVVLSISFSSEDSIRNTGYHLIPTALSGESYHFIAQQGRMISRALGVSVLVTVVGTVLGILLTTSMGYVISRPNYKLKGLLTWIVFIPMVFNGGLVSSYYINSNLLGLKDTVWALILPLAVSSFNVIICKTFFRSTIPDGLIESAEIDGAAQLRIFFSIILPISLPLIATIGLFLCFSYWNDWFQSMLYINDQNLYSLQALLNSLMSNVDAMAKNASTMGISYATLVATMPKESARMAVAIIIVVPVAAAYPFFQKYFISGLTVGAVKG; this comes from the coding sequence ATGTCAACAAGAGCGAAATACGAATCCGGTCTCGATAAGTTCAACCGGGTCAGCAATACCACCAACGTCGTGTTCCATATCATTTTTATATTGTTAGCGTTAGTCTGCTTGGTTCCTGTCATTGTAGTCCTGTCGATCTCGTTCTCCAGTGAGGACTCGATTCGGAATACAGGGTATCATCTCATTCCAACGGCGCTTTCGGGTGAATCCTATCACTTCATCGCGCAGCAAGGGAGAATGATTTCTCGTGCGCTTGGCGTTTCCGTACTCGTTACGGTAGTCGGTACCGTGCTCGGCATCCTGCTTACAACTTCCATGGGTTATGTTATCTCCCGGCCGAATTATAAGTTAAAAGGATTGCTGACATGGATCGTGTTCATCCCGATGGTGTTCAACGGCGGCTTGGTGTCCAGCTACTACATCAACTCGAATCTGCTTGGCCTGAAGGATACGGTCTGGGCGCTGATTCTGCCGCTTGCGGTTTCATCCTTCAACGTTATTATCTGTAAAACGTTCTTCAGAAGCACCATTCCGGATGGATTGATCGAATCCGCGGAAATTGACGGAGCAGCTCAGCTTAGAATCTTCTTCTCGATTATTCTTCCGATCTCGCTTCCGCTCATTGCTACCATTGGCTTGTTCCTCTGCTTCTCGTATTGGAATGATTGGTTCCAGTCGATGCTCTACATCAATGATCAGAACCTGTACTCGCTGCAGGCGCTGCTCAACAGCTTGATGAGCAACGTAGATGCCATGGCGAAGAACGCATCAACCATGGGGATCAGCTACGCGACTCTGGTTGCGACTATGCCTAAGGAATCGGCTCGTATGGCCGTGGCGATTATCATCGTAGTGCCTGTTGCCGCAGCTTACCCGTTCTTCCAGAAGTATTTTATCTCCGGTCTGACGGTGGGCGCTGTTAAAGGTTAA
- a CDS encoding macrolide family glycosyltransferase: MARVLFINAGSEGHINPTIGVVQELISRGEEVVYFCVEAFRERMEKTGAAVRTLDGQKFIQAFISGGRSHMLERINGLLHTADVVIPSVLEQIQGEQFDYIIHDSMFGCGRMLAELLKLPAVSSCTTFAQSESSFNSMLERAEIPTPIYDQFNSLIEAVSGKYNVKRPSPYEVFCNPAPLTIVYTTKAFQPDGAAFDAAYKFVGPSIAPRPAQTTFDIAAIEGKSIIYISLGTVFNMAVDFYKLCMEALGGTEHTVVMSVGTRTPIADLGDLPSNFIVSGYVPQTEVLQNAKLFITHGGMNSAYEGLFYGVPLIVLPLSADQPLIARQVASIGAGIQLQMQSLTANELREAVEQVLSDASIKPAVAAIRESLLASGGYRQAVEEIFEYKRQSGI, translated from the coding sequence ATGGCACGTGTACTATTTATCAATGCGGGGTCGGAAGGGCATATTAATCCGACAATTGGCGTCGTTCAGGAGTTGATTTCGCGAGGGGAAGAGGTCGTGTATTTCTGTGTCGAAGCGTTCCGCGAGCGGATGGAGAAGACGGGTGCAGCCGTTCGGACGCTGGATGGTCAGAAGTTCATACAAGCTTTCATCTCAGGTGGCAGAAGCCATATGCTTGAGCGAATCAACGGTCTCTTACATACAGCAGATGTCGTCATCCCAAGCGTGCTCGAACAGATTCAGGGTGAGCAGTTCGACTACATCATTCACGATTCCATGTTTGGCTGTGGGCGAATGCTTGCAGAGCTGCTGAAGCTGCCGGCTGTCAGCTCGTGCACGACTTTTGCGCAAAGCGAATCATCCTTTAATTCCATGCTGGAGCGCGCGGAAATTCCAACACCGATCTACGATCAATTCAATAGTCTTATCGAAGCGGTGAGTGGAAAATATAACGTGAAGCGCCCGTCTCCGTACGAGGTATTCTGCAATCCGGCCCCGCTTACGATTGTGTATACGACAAAGGCGTTTCAGCCTGACGGAGCGGCATTCGACGCTGCCTATAAGTTCGTCGGCCCGTCCATCGCGCCGCGGCCCGCGCAGACTACCTTCGATATCGCTGCAATTGAAGGGAAAAGCATCATATACATCTCGCTCGGAACCGTGTTTAACATGGCCGTTGATTTCTATAAGCTGTGCATGGAGGCGCTTGGGGGTACGGAGCACACGGTGGTGATGTCTGTCGGAACAAGAACGCCAATCGCGGACCTTGGCGATCTGCCGAGCAACTTCATTGTCAGCGGCTATGTTCCCCAGACAGAGGTGCTGCAGAACGCGAAGCTATTCATTACGCATGGCGGCATGAACAGCGCCTACGAAGGGCTCTTCTACGGCGTGCCGCTCATTGTCCTTCCGTTAAGCGCAGATCAGCCGCTTATTGCGAGGCAGGTCGCAAGCATCGGCGCAGGCATTCAGCTGCAGATGCAGAGCTTGACCGCGAATGAGCTGCGCGAAGCGGTGGAACAAGTGCTCAGCGACGCGTCAATCAAGCCAGCGGTTGCAGCTATTAGGGAGTCGTTGTTGGCGTCAGGCGGTTATCGTCAGGCGGTCGAGGAGATTTTCGAATACAAGCGGCAATCCGGTATCTAG
- a CDS encoding DUF1398 family protein yields the protein MNIEEVKRISKVSKLEKWPYPRTFQELLAAGVVSYRTSIANNQTVFMGEDNQYEESNGTTGAALEVAEQFQGDAVRQGLQHHQQHRTPFTAFIQDMADAGVQYYEVRMKERLINYTSGKPGETYEEAIPPFE from the coding sequence ATGAATATTGAAGAAGTGAAACGAATCAGCAAGGTTTCGAAGCTTGAGAAGTGGCCCTACCCTAGAACATTCCAAGAGCTGCTCGCTGCGGGAGTCGTCTCCTACCGGACAAGCATTGCGAACAATCAGACCGTGTTTATGGGGGAAGACAATCAGTACGAGGAGTCGAATGGGACGACGGGTGCAGCCCTTGAGGTGGCCGAACAGTTCCAAGGAGATGCGGTCAGACAAGGGCTTCAGCATCATCAGCAGCACCGGACGCCTTTCACCGCATTCATTCAGGATATGGCGGATGCCGGCGTGCAGTACTACGAAGTGAGGATGAAAGAGCGGCTGATCAATTATACGAGCGGGAAGCCTGGAGAAACATATGAAGAAGCAATCCCGCCCTTTGAGTAA
- a CDS encoding ABC transporter permease, with the protein MDSKSERKRLRTRWRTQDTELSLLALPTTIWYVLFCFLPMFGLIIAFKDFKIYGGFLSNVIHSDWSGFKNFEFLFKSNDAWVVIRNTLGYNFIFILLGILVPVTLALMVGQLHSRKAGKVYQTMMFLPYFLSWVVVSAVIWAFLSFDKGIANQFLADLGHDPINWYMEEKYWPYFLVFMNLWKGLGYGMVVYLATITGIDNTYYEAAVIDGASKWQQTKFITLPLMKMVIVMMFILSVGRIFYTDFGLFFQVPRDSNSLFNVTTTVDVLVYKQLKTATVGMASASAFVQSVLGCVTILIANWVVRKVDPDSAMM; encoded by the coding sequence ATGGATTCAAAGAGCGAGCGTAAACGCTTGCGAACGCGCTGGCGGACACAGGATACTGAGCTGTCGCTGTTGGCTTTGCCAACCACGATTTGGTACGTCCTGTTCTGTTTCTTGCCGATGTTCGGCCTTATCATTGCCTTCAAGGATTTCAAAATATACGGAGGCTTCCTAAGCAATGTCATTCATAGCGATTGGTCCGGCTTCAAGAACTTCGAGTTCCTGTTCAAGTCGAACGACGCATGGGTCGTCATACGCAACACGCTGGGATACAATTTCATCTTTATTCTTCTTGGCATTCTGGTGCCTGTTACATTAGCGCTGATGGTTGGTCAGCTTCATAGCCGCAAGGCCGGCAAAGTATATCAAACGATGATGTTCCTGCCTTATTTCTTATCCTGGGTCGTCGTTTCGGCGGTTATTTGGGCGTTCTTAAGCTTCGATAAAGGGATCGCCAATCAATTCCTGGCTGATCTCGGCCATGATCCGATCAACTGGTACATGGAAGAGAAATACTGGCCGTACTTCCTGGTGTTCATGAACCTGTGGAAAGGTCTCGGCTATGGCATGGTTGTCTACCTCGCGACGATTACAGGGATCGACAACACTTACTACGAGGCCGCTGTTATTGATGGCGCTTCGAAATGGCAGCAGACGAAATTCATTACGCTGCCGCTCATGAAGATGGTTATCGTGATGATGTTCATCCTTTCGGTCGGCCGCATTTTCTACACCGACTTCGGGTTGTTCTTCCAAGTTCCGCGGGATTCGAACTCGCTGTTTAACGTGACGACGACGGTCGACGTGCTCGTCTATAAGCAGCTCAAGACCGCTACGGTAGGTATGGCCTCCGCTTCCGCTTTCGTACAGTCCGTACTCGGATGTGTAACGATTCTGATCGCTAACTGGGTAGTCCGCAAGGTAGATCCAGACAGCGCGATGATGTAA
- a CDS encoding aminoglycoside phosphotransferase family protein translates to MIDIEITTELVYRLINEQFPEWKHLEIRPVEKSGHDNRTYHLGSEMTVRLPSHERYASAVEKELIWLPRLGAELSLPIPAPLAKGQPTKEYPLPWSINRWIAGETVTDSNIRDKNEFAEDLASFLKELEAIDATGGVPAGVQNFHRGGDLAVYDAETRSAIEHVAELELGLGTSDYSASLITEIWELALATKHNSAPLWLHGDVAVGNLLTQDGRLSGVIDFGTMGVGDPASDLVMAWNYFDAASRSVFLGSMKLGDDMVDRARGWALWKALITCRWNDNQSEAAQWGRSAINRIIEEYTTR, encoded by the coding sequence ATGATTGATATTGAAATTACAACTGAGCTTGTATACCGACTAATAAACGAGCAATTCCCTGAGTGGAAGCACCTTGAGATAAGACCCGTAGAGAAAAGCGGCCATGACAACCGCACTTATCATTTGGGCAGCGAGATGACCGTTCGGCTGCCGAGCCATGAACGATACGCTTCAGCTGTAGAGAAGGAGTTAATTTGGCTGCCTCGATTAGGCGCAGAACTTTCGCTGCCAATTCCAGCCCCTCTTGCTAAAGGTCAGCCGACAAAGGAATACCCACTTCCATGGTCAATCAACCGATGGATCGCTGGCGAGACGGTTACGGACTCCAACATACGGGATAAGAACGAATTTGCCGAAGATTTGGCGAGTTTTCTGAAAGAGCTAGAGGCTATTGATGCAACGGGTGGCGTACCGGCGGGGGTGCAGAACTTCCATCGCGGCGGCGATCTTGCCGTCTATGATGCGGAAACAAGGTCTGCCATTGAGCATGTCGCGGAATTGGAATTGGGCCTAGGCACGAGCGATTACAGCGCAAGCCTAATAACGGAAATTTGGGAGCTGGCTCTGGCAACCAAGCACAATTCAGCTCCGCTCTGGCTTCACGGCGATGTCGCGGTCGGTAATCTGCTTACTCAGGATGGAAGGCTGTCGGGGGTCATTGATTTTGGCACGATGGGCGTGGGCGATCCTGCAAGCGATCTGGTGATGGCGTGGAATTATTTCGACGCGGCTAGCCGCAGTGTCTTTCTTGGCAGCATGAAGCTTGGCGACGATATGGTCGACCGCGCACGCGGGTGGGCGCTCTGGAAGGCGCTGATTACCTGCCGATGGAACGACAACCAATCGGAAGCAGCCCAGTGGGGCAGAAGCGCGATCAACCGTATTATCGAAGAATATACCACCCGTTAG
- a CDS encoding alpha/beta hydrolase, which produces MTIPAYEYDIQLPANMDADKRYPVIFTLHGKGSNERNMFGLVEPLAGEFIIIGIRGNLTLGAGFQYYELRSLGNPIREMFDQAIRQLEQFIHYATEKYPIDAARRYLLGFSQGAILSMSLALTMGDQLKGIVALNGYVPEFVKTEYPLKSVTDVSVFISHGEFDGVFPVRIGHETAKYFEPLTDRLTFKLYRADHSVTEENQRDFVQWLKTDAAVE; this is translated from the coding sequence ATGACGATTCCAGCTTATGAGTATGACATTCAGCTTCCTGCCAATATGGATGCGGATAAACGCTACCCAGTGATCTTCACGCTGCATGGCAAAGGCTCGAATGAGCGCAATATGTTCGGTCTGGTAGAACCGCTTGCGGGCGAATTCATTATTATCGGTATCCGCGGCAATCTGACGCTGGGCGCAGGCTTTCAATATTACGAGCTTCGCAGCCTCGGCAATCCGATTCGGGAGATGTTCGATCAGGCGATTCGGCAATTAGAGCAGTTCATTCACTATGCAACGGAGAAATACCCGATTGATGCGGCTCGCCGGTACTTGCTCGGCTTCAGTCAAGGTGCGATCCTGTCGATGTCCCTGGCTCTTACGATGGGGGATCAACTGAAAGGAATCGTTGCGCTTAATGGCTACGTCCCTGAGTTCGTGAAGACTGAATATCCGCTGAAGAGCGTCACGGATGTATCCGTATTTATCTCCCACGGAGAGTTCGACGGCGTGTTCCCGGTTCGGATCGGGCATGAGACAGCGAAGTACTTCGAGCCACTAACGGATAGGTTAACCTTTAAGCTATATAGGGCTGACCATTCCGTCACGGAGGAGAATCAGAGAGACTTTGTGCAGTGGCTGAAGACGGACGCTGCAGTCGAGTAA
- a CDS encoding DUF5666 domain-containing protein, producing the protein MMKKSVYKSAMSNVKTSEDFKEATYRKLMQTKSKERLFMEQAKKRKLIGWTGIAACAVLAVTIFTVNHNNGSTPTAVTSPPTGATTKPPIQGKVAVNIDGVISEVSADGKSFKVGDLWVTVTDQTKLGSNEPTASAPSEDLLQKEFKVGNIVSGFTSQDVSTGKVTADVIYNNMAPAKDSAANAPTKGGKMAANINGEISEVSADGKSFKVGELWVTVTADTKLGIDGPNAAAPSDELLQKEFKVGNFVSGFTSEDVSTGKVHADRIYNNMAPQK; encoded by the coding sequence ATGATGAAGAAATCGGTTTACAAGTCAGCGATGTCTAACGTGAAGACAAGTGAAGATTTCAAGGAAGCAACATATAGAAAGCTGATGCAAACCAAATCAAAGGAGAGATTATTTATGGAGCAAGCAAAGAAAAGAAAGCTGATTGGGTGGACGGGAATCGCGGCATGCGCGGTACTAGCTGTAACTATTTTTACTGTGAATCATAATAATGGTTCGACTCCAACTGCTGTAACATCACCGCCAACTGGAGCGACAACGAAGCCGCCGATTCAAGGCAAAGTAGCTGTCAACATTGATGGCGTCATCTCCGAAGTAAGCGCAGACGGCAAAAGCTTTAAAGTAGGCGACCTGTGGGTGACGGTTACGGATCAAACGAAGCTTGGCAGCAATGAGCCGACAGCATCGGCACCATCCGAGGACTTGCTGCAGAAGGAGTTTAAAGTCGGCAATATCGTGTCCGGATTCACGTCGCAGGATGTAAGCACGGGTAAAGTAACGGCAGACGTGATCTATAACAATATGGCACCGGCGAAGGACAGCGCTGCGAACGCGCCTACTAAAGGCGGCAAGATGGCAGCCAACATTAACGGTGAAATCAGCGAAGTAAGCGCGGACGGCAAGAGCTTCAAGGTTGGCGAGCTGTGGGTAACCGTAACGGCAGATACGAAGCTGGGCATCGACGGCCCTAACGCGGCTGCACCATCCGATGAACTGCTGCAGAAGGAGTTTAAAGTGGGCAACTTCGTATCCGGCTTCACTTCGGAAGATGTAAGCACAGGCAAGGTTCATGCAGATCGCATCTACAACAATATGGCTCCGCAGAAATAA
- a CDS encoding MFS transporter: protein MNRLSIYVLALGVFLTATSELVVSGILRLIAADLHVSVGLAGQLITAYSLSFAIGAPIFVSLTSRMGRKKVLLGSLAVFVIGSLVSIVSSSIELLMISRIILGASSGVYLVVTFGTVAKLVPSEKLGGAISIIVLGFSSAMILGVPVGIIISSWMNWRAIFLILSLLSLVMAYVIHRLLPDIDGDATVRFGQQFKVLGSTVIVSALFLTFFKESGNSVFFTYLTPFLQDILHLKASSVSVIMLVFGIIGTIGSRLGGYGIDRWGAARIITISIIVHAAVLALLPSVTGSLAVEIILLSFMVLAMFASGPAIQTYFIQQAPQSSNLVLSLNTSIIHLGLAAGAGAGGAMINATSTLRYNPWLASIIVAFGLAAAIVSFTMRDAAIAGLIKRHFFTQKQGHRS, encoded by the coding sequence ATGAATCGACTGTCCATCTATGTGCTTGCTCTTGGGGTATTCCTAACGGCAACCTCCGAGCTTGTTGTCTCCGGTATTCTTCGTCTCATCGCTGCAGATTTACACGTCTCCGTTGGCCTTGCAGGGCAACTCATTACAGCCTATTCGCTATCTTTTGCAATTGGTGCCCCTATCTTCGTATCGCTCACTTCACGCATGGGGCGCAAAAAAGTGCTGTTAGGCTCGTTAGCCGTTTTTGTCATCGGCAGCCTGGTTTCCATTGTGAGTTCAAGTATTGAACTCCTGATGATTTCACGCATCATTCTAGGCGCAAGCTCTGGCGTCTATCTTGTCGTCACTTTCGGTACAGTGGCTAAGCTCGTGCCTTCCGAGAAGTTAGGCGGTGCAATTAGTATCATCGTTCTCGGCTTTAGCAGCGCGATGATTCTCGGCGTTCCCGTTGGAATTATTATATCGAGCTGGATGAATTGGCGCGCAATCTTCCTCATTCTAAGCTTACTCAGCTTGGTGATGGCCTATGTAATCCATCGACTCCTTCCCGATATTGATGGCGATGCGACTGTTAGATTCGGGCAACAGTTCAAGGTGCTAGGAAGTACCGTTATCGTAAGCGCCCTGTTTCTTACCTTCTTTAAGGAATCCGGAAATTCGGTTTTCTTTACGTATCTAACGCCATTTCTCCAAGACATTCTTCATCTGAAAGCCTCAAGCGTCAGCGTAATCATGCTTGTATTCGGCATTATTGGCACGATTGGTTCCCGTCTCGGCGGGTACGGCATCGACAGGTGGGGAGCTGCCCGCATTATAACGATCAGTATCATCGTTCATGCTGCAGTGTTGGCTCTTCTGCCCTCGGTAACAGGATCGCTAGCCGTCGAAATCATATTGCTCTCCTTCATGGTATTGGCGATGTTCGCATCCGGTCCTGCCATTCAAACTTACTTCATTCAGCAAGCCCCGCAGTCTTCTAATCTCGTACTGAGTCTGAACACCTCAATCATTCATTTGGGATTGGCAGCCGGAGCCGGGGCTGGCGGTGCAATGATCAATGCAACCTCTACGTTACGTTATAATCCTTGGCTCGCGAGCATTATTGTTGCCTTTGGTTTAGCAGCCGCTATCGTTAGTTTTACGATGCGAGATGCCGCCATTGCCGGTCTTATCAAACGGCACTTCTTCACGCAAAAACAAGGGCACCGAAGTTAA
- a CDS encoding RNA polymerase sigma factor has product MYDSYELNESVRRALDEHSQSLIKVAFAYLKNTADAEEVAQDVFLTYLQKRPVFQNREHEKAWLIRTTINKSKNMLKTGWFRSRNPVPEDLSYLPKEESEVLQTVLALDKKYRIPIHLHYYEGYSIQEIAVILQAKPATVGTWLARGRQLLKEKIGGLDDEEIGLQVSDV; this is encoded by the coding sequence GTGTACGATTCATATGAGCTCAATGAATCCGTGCGACGGGCATTGGATGAACATTCGCAAAGCTTGATTAAGGTCGCTTTTGCCTATTTGAAGAATACGGCGGATGCCGAGGAAGTCGCGCAGGATGTGTTTCTCACTTACTTGCAGAAGCGTCCTGTCTTCCAGAACCGCGAACATGAGAAAGCATGGCTGATCCGAACGACTATTAATAAAAGCAAAAACATGCTGAAAACCGGCTGGTTTAGAAGCAGAAACCCGGTTCCCGAAGACCTAAGCTACCTCCCCAAGGAAGAGAGCGAGGTTCTGCAGACCGTGCTCGCCTTGGATAAGAAATACCGAATTCCGATCCATCTGCACTACTATGAGGGATACTCGATCCAGGAGATTGCGGTTATTTTGCAGGCTAAGCCCGCAACGGTCGGAACATGGCTTGCCAGAGGACGCCAGCTCTTAAAAGAGAAGATCGGAGGCCTGGATGATGAAGAAATCGGTTTACAAGTCAGCGATGTCTAA
- a CDS encoding helix-turn-helix domain-containing protein, translating into MITWRPERLAPYVEKLVWLGSGSTEPFTVYPDIHHVMGFQSIGQVALVDGNQITPLEPAGLTGIHQKPKVFQASASYSSVLIYFRPEALYRWRLCSPKEISDTSVALADLGLHLTDWDRLLDPLYAQDPWKLLRLMEDLLWSLFKGNEIDLWASWAVNRIYAERGSIRVAQLAEESTLSRRQFERRFVERVGVSPKSLAQIVKFQHTLQALQTTEQLTQLAIDADYYDQSHMIREFRKRSGTTPGQMSHLYN; encoded by the coding sequence TTGATAACATGGCGTCCGGAGCGGCTCGCACCCTATGTCGAGAAGCTGGTATGGTTGGGGAGCGGCAGCACTGAGCCTTTCACCGTATACCCCGATATTCATCATGTCATGGGCTTTCAGAGCATCGGACAAGTCGCGCTAGTGGACGGCAATCAGATTACACCTCTTGAACCGGCCGGGCTAACGGGCATCCATCAGAAGCCCAAGGTGTTTCAGGCGTCGGCCTCCTACTCCTCTGTCCTTATCTACTTCCGGCCAGAAGCGCTCTATAGGTGGAGGCTGTGCAGTCCGAAGGAGATATCGGATACAAGCGTTGCCCTTGCGGACTTAGGGCTGCACCTGACCGATTGGGATAGGCTTCTCGATCCTCTGTACGCACAAGATCCTTGGAAGCTGCTTCGCCTGATGGAAGACTTGCTATGGAGCCTTTTCAAAGGGAATGAGATCGATCTCTGGGCCAGTTGGGCCGTCAATCGGATCTATGCGGAGCGGGGCTCCATACGTGTGGCGCAGTTAGCCGAAGAATCTACGCTGAGCCGCAGACAATTCGAACGGCGGTTTGTCGAGCGGGTCGGGGTCTCGCCGAAATCATTGGCGCAAATCGTGAAGTTCCAGCATACGCTGCAAGCTTTGCAAACGACGGAGCAGCTCACGCAGCTGGCGATTGACGCGGATTACTATGATCAATCCCATATGATTCGGGAGTTTCGTAAGCGATCCGGGACAACGCCGGGGCAGATGTCGCATTTGTACAATTAA